From a region of the Flavobacterium sediminilitoris genome:
- a CDS encoding response regulator transcription factor, whose translation MEKIKIILADDEILFRKGIAFMLQREQNIQIIFEASNGSELTSYLSESSIHPDIILMDLKMPLLNGVEATKIIHETYPDIKIIALTSYNTRSFIANMIHVGASSYLVKNATPAEMLETINEVFKKGFYYSECVLEVINDGIAIKDYRIKSYFDDDYLTSREKEILELICQQYSTSEIAEKLFISPRTVDGHRNNLLLKTESKNIAGLVVYAIQNKVIPIKNILKRI comes from the coding sequence ATGGAAAAAATAAAAATAATATTAGCAGATGATGAAATTTTATTTCGAAAAGGGATAGCATTTATGCTTCAAAGAGAGCAAAATATTCAAATTATATTTGAAGCCTCAAATGGAAGCGAATTAACCTCTTATTTGTCAGAAAGCAGTATTCATCCTGATATTATTTTGATGGATTTAAAAATGCCTTTATTAAATGGAGTAGAAGCAACAAAAATAATTCATGAAACATATCCAGATATAAAGATTATTGCATTAACAAGTTATAACACAAGATCATTTATTGCAAATATGATACATGTAGGAGCATCCTCTTATTTAGTGAAAAATGCAACACCTGCAGAAATGCTAGAAACGATAAATGAAGTTTTTAAAAAAGGATTTTATTATAGCGAGTGTGTATTAGAAGTTATAAATGACGGAATAGCTATAAAAGATTATAGAATTAAAAGTTATTTTGATGATGATTATTTAACATCTAGAGAAAAAGAAATTTTAGAATTAATATGTCAACAATATAGCACAAGCGAAATTGCAGAAAAATTATTTATTAGTCCAAGAACTGTTGATGGACATAGAAATAATTTATTATTAAAAACCGAATCAAAGAACATTGCTGGATTAGTAGTTTATGCGATTCAAAACAAAGTTATTCCAATAAAAAATATTTTGAAAAGGATATAA
- a CDS encoding sensor histidine kinase — MNSELIHQNDIINIIIYTFTAFLLMALVLILFFYFSRKKIVQQEVEKKNLEIAHQKELLHSIIITQEEERKRIAQDLHDDISSKLNIVSINSHLLKTPGLTFDESSEISTNIFNLTKKALDNSRRIAHDLLPPVLEKFGLHAGIEELCVEYNSNKLINASFTSFTELDKINSDKQLNVFRILQELMNNSLKHGKAKNITIIFESNSNLITCKYNDDGIGFDMNDVKNQKGLGMKNIESRISFLNGELKIISSEKKGMQVIFSF; from the coding sequence ATGAATTCTGAATTAATACATCAAAATGATATAATAAATATCATAATTTACACTTTCACAGCTTTTTTATTAATGGCTTTGGTATTAATTTTATTTTTCTATTTCTCAAGAAAAAAAATTGTACAACAAGAAGTAGAAAAGAAAAATTTAGAAATAGCACATCAAAAAGAATTGTTGCATTCTATAATTATCACACAAGAAGAAGAAAGAAAAAGAATAGCGCAAGATTTACATGATGATATTAGTTCAAAACTTAATATAGTGTCAATTAATAGTCATTTATTAAAAACACCAGGTTTAACATTTGATGAGTCTTCTGAAATTTCTACAAATATTTTTAATCTGACTAAAAAAGCCTTGGATAATTCAAGACGAATAGCACATGATTTGTTGCCTCCTGTTTTAGAAAAATTTGGATTACATGCAGGAATAGAAGAATTATGTGTTGAGTATAATAGTAATAAACTAATAAATGCAAGCTTTACAAGTTTTACAGAATTAGATAAAATTAATTCAGATAAGCAATTAAACGTATTTAGAATCTTACAAGAATTAATGAATAATTCATTAAAACATGGAAAAGCTAAAAATATAACGATTATCTTTGAAAGTAATTCTAACCTGATTACATGTAAGTATAATGATGATGGTATTGGTTTTGACATGAATGATGTGAAAAATCAGAAAGGATTAGGAATGAAAAATATTGAAAGTAGAATAAGCTTTCTCAATGGAGAATTAAAAATAATTTCAAGTGAAAAAAAAGGAATGCAAGTAATATTTAGTTTTTAG
- a CDS encoding phage tail protein: MSTEPFIGEIKIFGFYFPPRGYMTCQGQILSIAQNTALFSLIGTTYGGNGQTTFALPDLQGRMPIGQGQGPGLPNYNIGQKSGNTTVTLLSTNLPAHIHTLNNVHVLLKASSGNADEISPDGNFPATTNNPIYSGNGASPGVFTGGTQVTGSTDPTGSNIPLSIMNPYLTINYSIATVGIFPSRN, encoded by the coding sequence ATGTCAACAGAACCTTTCATAGGAGAAATCAAAATTTTTGGCTTTTACTTTCCGCCAAGAGGATACATGACTTGTCAGGGTCAAATCCTTTCAATTGCTCAAAACACAGCATTATTCTCATTAATCGGAACAACCTACGGAGGTAATGGGCAAACGACTTTTGCACTTCCCGATTTACAAGGAAGAATGCCAATTGGACAAGGTCAAGGACCAGGATTACCAAATTACAATATAGGACAAAAAAGCGGTAACACAACAGTAACATTACTCTCTACAAATTTACCCGCTCATATTCATACATTGAACAATGTTCATGTTCTGTTAAAAGCTTCTTCGGGAAATGCTGATGAAATTTCACCTGATGGAAATTTTCCTGCTACGACTAACAACCCTATCTATAGCGGAAATGGAGCTTCCCCAGGAGTATTTACAGGAGGAACTCAAGTGACTGGTTCTACAGATCCAACAGGTTCAAATATTCCTTTAAGCATTATGAATCCTTATCTGACTATTAATTATTCTATTGCTACTGTAGGAATTTTTCCAAGTAGGAATTAA
- a CDS encoding asparagine synthetase B, whose product MEAEGQQNHLKAYGITYWALEKNYKVSWLLNYRGGSFLLPDDNAIRRECQIRGVTFEVLSDGNANTILEEISSPSQNMETVVLEKAPKIAVYTPKGKQPWDDAVTMVLTYAEIPYTEIYDEEVLSDQLLLYDWLHLHHEDFTGQYGKFFGSYRNAPWYIEQKKEAENLAKKLGYNKVSEEKRAVALKIRDYVIGGGFMFAMCSATDSFDIALAADGVDICEPMFDGDPSEANYQTKIDYNNSLAFKDFILERKPDKYEFSDIDTTDDRVNKKVPFEQDYFTLMDFSAKWDPIPTMLCQNHTQLVKGFMGQTTAFEGDRIKSNVLRLGENKINGEARYIHGTKGKGMFTFYGGHDPEDYQHFVGDSPTVLDLHPNSPGYRLILNNVLFPAARKKKQKT is encoded by the coding sequence ATGGAAGCAGAAGGACAACAAAATCATTTGAAAGCTTATGGAATAACCTATTGGGCGTTAGAAAAAAACTATAAAGTAAGTTGGTTATTAAATTACAGAGGTGGTTCTTTTCTTCTACCAGATGATAATGCCATTAGAAGAGAATGCCAAATTAGAGGAGTTACATTTGAAGTTTTGTCAGACGGAAATGCTAATACTATTTTAGAAGAAATAAGTAGTCCTTCACAAAATATGGAAACTGTAGTTTTGGAAAAAGCACCCAAAATTGCTGTTTATACACCTAAAGGAAAACAACCTTGGGATGATGCCGTTACTATGGTATTGACCTATGCAGAAATTCCATACACAGAGATTTATGATGAAGAAGTATTATCCGATCAATTACTTTTATACGATTGGTTGCATTTACATCATGAAGATTTTACAGGTCAATATGGGAAATTCTTTGGAAGTTATAGAAATGCACCTTGGTACATAGAACAAAAAAAAGAAGCCGAAAATTTAGCTAAAAAATTAGGATACAATAAAGTCTCAGAAGAAAAAAGAGCAGTTGCCTTAAAAATTAGAGATTATGTAATTGGAGGTGGATTTATGTTCGCGATGTGTTCCGCTACTGATAGTTTTGATATTGCATTAGCAGCAGATGGAGTAGATATATGCGAACCTATGTTTGATGGAGATCCAAGTGAAGCAAATTATCAAACAAAAATAGATTATAATAATTCTTTAGCTTTTAAAGATTTTATCCTTGAACGAAAACCAGATAAATACGAGTTTTCAGATATTGATACTACAGACGATAGAGTTAACAAAAAAGTACCTTTCGAACAAGACTATTTTACATTGATGGATTTTTCTGCGAAATGGGATCCAATTCCTACCATGTTATGTCAAAACCACACACAGTTAGTAAAAGGGTTTATGGGACAAACAACAGCTTTCGAAGGAGATAGAATAAAAAGTAATGTACTAAGGTTAGGAGAAAATAAAATAAACGGAGAAGCAAGATATATTCATGGAACAAAAGGAAAAGGAATGTTTACATTTTATGGCGGACATGATCCTGAAGACTATCAGCATTTTGTAGGCGATTCTCCAACAGTTCTAGATTTACACCCAAATTCTCCAGGATATCGATTAATTTTAAATAATGTTTTGTTCCCTGCGGCTAGAAAGAAAAAGCAGAAAACATAA
- a CDS encoding phage tail protein, producing the protein MSTEPFIGEIKIFGFNFAPVSYQLCSGQIMSIAQNTALFSLLGTTYGGNGQTTFALPDLRGRMPIGQGQGPGLPNYNMGQLAGTTNVTLLTSNIPQHVHTLNSMQVKLQASSGNADEISPDGNFLATANSPIYSSNGATSGVFTGGTQVTGTTDITGSNIPINITNPYLTINYSIAIYGIFPSRN; encoded by the coding sequence ATGTCAACAGAACCTTTTATTGGAGAGATTAAGATTTTCGGATTCAATTTTGCTCCAGTGAGTTACCAGCTATGTAGTGGTCAAATAATGTCAATTGCTCAAAATACTGCTTTATTTTCACTATTAGGGACTACTTATGGTGGCAATGGACAAACTACTTTTGCATTACCTGATCTTAGAGGACGTATGCCAATAGGACAAGGACAAGGTCCTGGACTACCTAATTATAATATGGGACAACTTGCGGGTACAACCAATGTAACTCTTTTAACATCGAATATTCCTCAACACGTGCATACATTAAATTCAATGCAAGTTAAGTTACAAGCTTCTTCGGGAAATGCTGATGAAATTTCACCTGATGGAAATTTTCTTGCTACAGCTAATAGTCCTATTTATAGTAGTAATGGTGCAACTTCTGGTGTATTTACTGGAGGAACGCAAGTCACAGGGACAACAGATATAACTGGATCAAATATTCCAATAAATATAACGAATCCTTACTTAACGATTAATTACTCCATTGCAATTTATGGGATCTTCCCAAGTCGCAATTAA
- the infC gene encoding translation initiation factor IF-3: MRNNRGYKPREEKKAAHRINNLIRVPEVRLVGENIEPGIYKIGEALRFAEEQEVDLVEISPNAEPPVCKLMDYGKFLYEQKKREKMLKAKSSQVVIKEIRFGPQTDEHDYEFKKKNAIKFLQDGAKLKAFVFFKGRSIIYKEQGQILLLRLAQELEEYGKVEQLPVLEGKRMIMYLASKKKVK; this comes from the coding sequence ATTAGAAACAACAGAGGTTATAAGCCTCGCGAAGAAAAAAAAGCAGCACACAGGATTAACAATTTAATTCGTGTTCCTGAAGTACGTTTAGTAGGTGAAAACATTGAACCAGGTATTTACAAAATAGGTGAAGCACTACGTTTTGCAGAAGAGCAAGAAGTAGACTTGGTAGAAATATCTCCAAATGCAGAACCACCTGTTTGTAAATTGATGGATTATGGTAAGTTTCTTTATGAACAAAAGAAACGAGAGAAAATGCTAAAAGCAAAATCATCTCAAGTGGTTATAAAAGAGATCCGTTTTGGACCTCAAACCGATGAGCATGATTATGAATTCAAAAAGAAAAATGCTATTAAGTTTCTTCAAGATGGAGCAAAACTAAAAGCGTTTGTATTCTTTAAAGGTCGTTCCATTATATATAAGGAACAAGGACAAATTCTTTTGTTGCGATTAGCACAAGAATTAGAAGAATACGGAAAAGTAGAACAGTTACCTGTATTAGAAGGGAAGCGTATGATAATGTACCTTGCTTCTAAGAAAAAGGTAAAATAA
- the rlmF gene encoding 23S rRNA (adenine(1618)-N(6))-methyltransferase RlmF — translation MKKENNIPIKKNLHPRNKHINGYDFASLIETNPKLKNHVLTNKYGNETIDFANPEAVKALNKTLLLHFYDVTFWDIPKTNLCPPIPGRADYVHYIADLLATSNNNKIPKGNHIKGLDIGIGANCIYPIIGNKEYQWKFIGTETDVPSLKACAKIIENNEQLNKDISIRIQQNKRNILKNCILENERFDFTICNPPFHSSRQEATKGSQRKLRNLGKANEGKPILNFSGQNNELWTEGGELTFITNLIYESAHFKKQCMWFTSLVSKKENLKPFYNHLKKVGAVEVKTIDMEQGNKISRFIAWSFLTTQQQENWAVINWD, via the coding sequence TTGAAAAAAGAAAATAACATTCCAATTAAAAAAAATCTACATCCTAGAAATAAGCATATAAACGGATATGATTTTGCATCATTAATCGAAACTAATCCTAAATTGAAAAATCATGTCTTAACCAATAAATATGGCAATGAGACTATCGATTTTGCAAACCCTGAAGCTGTAAAAGCACTGAATAAAACATTGTTGCTTCATTTTTATGATGTAACATTCTGGGATATTCCAAAAACAAATCTTTGTCCTCCTATTCCTGGTAGAGCTGATTATGTTCATTATATAGCTGATTTATTAGCTACTTCAAACAATAATAAAATTCCAAAAGGGAATCATATTAAAGGATTAGATATTGGAATTGGAGCAAATTGTATTTACCCCATTATTGGTAATAAAGAATACCAGTGGAAATTTATTGGAACGGAAACTGATGTACCTTCTTTAAAAGCTTGTGCTAAAATTATTGAAAATAATGAGCAACTGAATAAAGATATTAGTATTCGAATTCAACAAAATAAACGAAATATTCTTAAAAATTGTATTTTAGAGAATGAACGCTTTGATTTTACTATTTGTAATCCTCCTTTCCATAGTTCAAGACAAGAAGCTACAAAAGGTTCTCAGAGAAAATTACGTAATCTTGGCAAAGCTAATGAAGGAAAACCTATTTTAAATTTTAGTGGTCAAAATAACGAATTGTGGACAGAAGGTGGTGAACTTACTTTTATTACTAATTTGATTTATGAAAGTGCCCATTTCAAAAAACAATGTATGTGGTTTACTTCATTGGTTTCTAAAAAAGAGAATCTAAAACCTTTCTATAATCATTTAAAAAAAGTAGGTGCAGTTGAAGTTAAGACTATTGATATGGAGCAAGGGAACAAAATTAGTCGCTTTATAGCTTGGAGTTTTTTAACAACTCAACAACAAGAAAATTGGGCCGTTATAAATTGGGACTAA
- the rplT gene encoding 50S ribosomal protein L20 has protein sequence MPRAKNRVASRARRKRILKQAKGFFGRRKNVWTVAKNAVEKAMTYAYRDRKQKKRNFRALWIMRINAGARLHGMSYSQFMGKIKANNIELNRKVLADLAMNHPEAFSAIVNKIK, from the coding sequence ATGCCAAGAGCAAAAAACAGAGTAGCTTCAAGAGCTAGAAGAAAAAGAATATTAAAACAAGCCAAAGGATTCTTTGGAAGACGTAAAAACGTTTGGACAGTAGCGAAAAACGCGGTAGAAAAAGCGATGACTTATGCATACCGTGATAGAAAGCAAAAAAAGAGAAATTTCCGTGCTTTATGGATTATGCGTATTAACGCTGGTGCAAGATTACATGGAATGAGTTATTCTCAATTTATGGGTAAAATAAAAGCTAACAACATTGAGTTAAACCGTAAGGTACTTGCTGATTTAGCAATGAATCACCCAGAAGCTTTTTCAGCTATCGTTAATAAAATTAAATAA
- the rpmI gene encoding 50S ribosomal protein L35: MPKMKTKSSAKKRFKVTGSGKIKRKHAFKSHILTKKSKKRKLALTHSTLVHKTDEKSIKQQLNLI, from the coding sequence ATGCCTAAAATGAAAACGAAGTCTAGCGCTAAGAAACGATTTAAAGTTACTGGTTCTGGAAAAATCAAAAGAAAGCACGCTTTTAAGAGTCACATTTTGACAAAAAAATCTAAAAAGCGTAAATTAGCTTTAACTCACTCTACTTTGGTTCACAAAACAGATGAGAAAAGCATTAAACAACAATTAAATTTAATTTAA